The Musa acuminata AAA Group cultivar baxijiao chromosome BXJ2-2, Cavendish_Baxijiao_AAA, whole genome shotgun sequence genome contains the following window.
TGCATCCATATTTTAGTGCCTCAACAGATACACGTATAATATCTCTGATTTTTCTGAGGAATTATTTGTAAATATGCATATTACAGAGAATAAATTACAAAAGGTATAAAAAAAACTACGGTTTTATTCCCACCGCCCCCACGTCTCTGCTTCTATGACGCGGAAAACAGAGGGAGGGAGGGGGAAAGAGAttgagagggagaagaggaaaaaagagaatgaagaaagagaaaaactgacgggagaaaggagagagagagagaggaaaggaagAGAAGATAGAGAGAGGGTTCGGCTGTGAGATTGGCAAATAGAAATgaaaaaggaagaaggagaagggagtcagaagaaagagaaggagagaaaagaagaaaagagagaggaaagAGAAAGATCTCGGgggaggaaagaaaagaaagaagttatctcccaatccttttctctctctctctgtctccttTATTCCTTCTTCTCAAGAGAGAGGCGGTGGGAGACGGTGAGAAGAAAAACTCTTTTTTTGGATACACATTTGCAATTTAATTCCTAATATCTTCTTTTACTTACATTGAAAGTATTACAGCAGGAGCACAATCTTCAGACGTCCGGGGGATGTTTCTGTAATCGTTTATCTTCAAGTGTGAGAATTTTATACTCGTGAATTATTTTTCAAATAGGTGAAATTGAAACAATGTGTGGGCTGTTTTATTAAGATGAATTTATACAGTTAGATTAATCATGTGTAAATATGTTGTAAAATATTTTCACATATTTGATTaattatatatgtaaatatgacaTCAAATATTTCCACATATTTGTTCTGAAAAAAATTCTTTCTCCATAAATAGAGAGAACATATCAAGGAATATAGCTTcttctataatttttttcttctattttcttcTATAGCGAAATGTTTTATGATAGTGTCGAAAAAGGGTTCAATCTTCGTATGCCGTACCATAATGATCATAACAGAAAGAGAAAAGATAGAAGAGcagaatttacacaataagatagGGTTTGAAACGAATAATTACTCGTTGAGCTAGTCATCCAATGTTGAAAATGAAGAATAGTATATGTGAGAAATATTTCAATAAATTGTAAACCTCATGCGGGCCAAAAACAAAGACTTTATCTGGTAATAGTGTTGATAAGATCGAGTTTTAGATAGTTTAGTTACATTAAGTGGTAGAGTTCTAATAATACTAAACTGAAGCTTAGATAGATGTGTGATAGAGAGTCGTGTAAtattaaatcaaatatatttgattggTTGGTGCATTTTTACATAAATGATAGATCTTATATTCGATTCCAAGGATAAATGTCAATGAAAATATCAggcaatttttttattaatttattacaaATAAAATGTAGAAAATTATTACTCGGATAAAGAAAGTATCACATAATTTCTGGTTTCAGGAAGTTAACTGGAGCTCCTATGCATTGGAAGCCTCGTCTGCAAGCTCCAGAGCATGTCGGATCATGAACCTCAAGTCTTCGCACGACGAACCTCCTTCCATTGACTCCTTGGCCTTCGCCGCCAGCTCCTTGGCgcgcttcctcctctcttctgctTCCGCTCCTTCCAGCAGCTCCGTGACCGCCTTCTCTACATCCTCCCGGGTGATCAGACCTTCCGCATCATCGGCCATATAAACGATGGACGTGTTGGCCTTGAGCGCCACCCCGATCCGTAAAATTTCTACCACCAGCTTCTCGTTGAGAAACTGGTCGAAGAAGTGCGCCCATGTTAACATCGGCACTCCCACCGACACCGCCTCCAGCgtcgagttccacccgcagtgcgtCATGAATCCTCCCACGGAGGGGTGTGACAGGATCAGCACCTGCGGCGCCCACCCCCTCAGTATCAGGCCCTTCGTTCTCTCTTCGAACCCCTCGGACAGAAATCTGGCCACCTCCGGCCTCATCTCTTTCTCCCTGATCACCCAGACGAATGGCCTCTTCGACGCCTCCAGGCCGAGGCCTATCTCGATCAGATGAGAAGCGCTGTGGCTCGCGATGCTTCCGAAGCTAACGTAGATGACGGACGCCGTCTCCTTGGCGTCGAGCCAGTTCCTAATGTAGTTCTCGTCCACGTTCATCTTGTTCCCCCTCGTGAACTTGTCGCCGGTCTCCTTGTTGGAGAGGCAGACTGGTCCTATAGCCCAAACCTTCTTCTCGAGGTCCTTCTGGTAGCTATCGATGAAGGCGACCTCCAGTTCGCGAAAGCTGTTCATCACCAACCCATCGGCCGTGGATTCAGCCTCCGCCACCTCGTCGCGAAGCTTCTCAATTCCTGGATAGTCGAACAAACCCAAAGCTTGGCCTCTCACCACCTCCACCTCGTGAGGCAAGTCGGGCACGAGGAGGCGTTCGAATGCATCGGCTCCGGGCTTATGTTTTCCCACGTTACGAGTGCACAAGAGGAAGAAGCAGGAGGGCGCGTGGTACACATACCGAGGCACGCGCAGCTCGCGAGCGATCTCCCTTGTCCACGGGGTGCTTGCGTCGGAGATGATGCAGCTCGGCTTCGGGCACTGCTGACGGAGGTAGAGCAACAATGGTTCTCGCAGCAAGCTCAACCCCTCGTAGAAGTTTTTGTAGAGCTCCAACGACGGGACGAGGTCGTAGCACTCGCAGCCCTCCGGCAACCCAGCTTCGGCACAG
Protein-coding sequences here:
- the LOC103976237 gene encoding UDP-glycosyltransferase 73E1-like, whose protein sequence is MSYGNRKPHFVLVPLFAQGHMIPMIDLARLLALHGVAVSVLTTPQNTARFKAVIDRANAAGLLIRFIELRFPCAEAGLPEGCECYDLVPSLELYKNFYEGLSLLREPLLLYLRQQCPKPSCIISDASTPWTREIARELRVPRYVYHAPSCFFLLCTRNVGKHKPGADAFERLLVPDLPHEVEVVRGQALGLFDYPGIEKLRDEVAEAESTADGLVMNSFRELEVAFIDSYQKDLEKKVWAIGPVCLSNKETGDKFTRGNKMNVDENYIRNWLDAKETASVIYVSFGSIASHSASHLIEIGLGLEASKRPFVWVIREKEMRPEVARFLSEGFEERTKGLILRGWAPQVLILSHPSVGGFMTHCGWNSTLEAVSVGVPMLTWAHFFDQFLNEKLVVEILRIGVALKANTSIVYMADDAEGLITREDVEKAVTELLEGAEAEERRKRAKELAAKAKESMEGGSSCEDLRFMIRHALELADEASNA